One region of Labrus bergylta chromosome 23, fLabBer1.1, whole genome shotgun sequence genomic DNA includes:
- the phf21b gene encoding LOW QUALITY PROTEIN: PHD finger protein 21B (The sequence of the model RefSeq protein was modified relative to this genomic sequence to represent the inferred CDS: inserted 2 bases in 1 codon), translating into MLGTLTAVPIKVPQVSSLHRLAGQAATLLPQVRPKTQIPTASPTLPVRSCSRSACREPPLWSVPRAGVPPCPPPTAPSAQNTSPTDRATPRRPRPPPHGQSVGKDSSGLAQHTAAAGPGVAYAIIARLPXATGNGVSAVSEAVKVIIIQPQAPSSTEGSPGAQADLPLTGSSAHTQIPVLRKKKRTPRKSPSWSPLGLVTTEHLEEIQTKRQERKRRSTANPAYSGLFEPERKRLASHYLNSSLFMSARDSEDFCWKEDVEHDEHCAVCKEDGELQPCHNCPRAFHPNCLHPPLKTPPRGPWYCPKCQKKVLNKENMSWPQNFVQSYVTHKTVRQEEKRRLLRRNNELKNECAHLEEQDEKLNSSLKQCMDLRERLLGQQRDTQASLERLKALIRLIQRDQLIQVTMTTTATIAASLLSQSWIKQPTSITATAAAAVVAAATPGPSATLLQKSHAHSQDDANN; encoded by the exons ATGCTGGGAACTCTCACTGCTGTGCCCATCAAGGTGCCTCAAGTCAGCTCGCTGCACCGGCTGGCAGGACAAGCAGCCACTCTGCTACCTCAG gtcAGGCCAAAGACCCAGATCCCGACAGCCTCCCCCACGCTCCCTGTCAGGAGCTGCAGCCGCTCAGCCTGCAGAGAGCCACCGCTGTGGTCAGTCCCAAGAGCGGGGGTCCCACCCTGCCCACCGCCAACAGCACCTTCAGCCCAGAACACCAGCCCAACGGACAGAGCGACGCCTCGCCGCCCTCGGCCCCCGCCCCACGGCCAGTCAGTGGGCAAAGACTCCAGCGGTCTCGCCCAGCACACCGCCGCAGCGGGGCCCGGCGTGGCGTACGCCATCATCGCCCGCCTCCC CGCCACTGGAAATGGAGTGTCCGCTGTCAGCGAGGCCGTCAAG GTGATCATCATCCAGCCTCAGGCGCCCAGCAGCACCGAGGGCTCTCCGGGGGCTCAGGCTGACCTCCCCCTCACAGGAAGCTCCGCCCACACCCAAATCCCCGTCctcagaaaaaagaagaggaccccgag AAAATCGCCTTCATGGTCGCCCCTCGGCCTCGTCACTACAGAGCACCTGGAGG AGATCCAGACGAAGcgacaggagaggaagagacgaAGCACAGCCAACCCGGCGTACAGCGGCCTCTTCGAGCCGGAG cgtAAACGTTTGGCGTCACATTACCTGAACAGCTCGCTCTTCATGTCAGCACGAG ACTCTGAGGATTTCTGCTGGAAG GAGGACGTGGAGCATGACGAGCACTGCGCTGTCTGTAAGGAGGACGGAGAGCTGCAGCCCTGTCACAACTGCCCCAGAGCCTTCCACCCAAACTGCCTCCACCCGCCGCTGAAAACCCCCCCGAGAGGACCCTGGTACTGCCCCAAGTGTCAGAAAAAG GTGCTGAACAAAGAGAACATGTCGTGGCCACAGAACTTTGTGCAGTCGTACGTCACCCACAAGACGG tgagGCAGGAGGAGAAGCGACGGCTGCTGAGACGAAACAACGAGCTGAAGAACGAGTGTGCTCACCTGGAGGAGCAGGACGAGAAGCTCAACAGCTCGCTCAAA CAGTGTATGGACCTGAGGGAGCGCCTGCTGGGGCAGCAGAGGGACACTCAGGCGTCGCTCGAGCGCCTCAAAGCTCTCATCCGCCTGATCCAGCGCGACCAGCTCATCCAGGTCACCATGACGACCACCGCCACCATCGCCGCCTCCCTGCTCTCCCAGTCCTGGATCAAACAACCCACCAGCATTACCGCCACAGCCGCTGCCGCCGTCGTCGCCGCCGCCACCCCGGGGCCCTCGGCCACGCTCCTGCAGAAGAGCCACGCCCACAGCCAGGACGATGCCAACAACTAG